The proteins below come from a single Balaenoptera acutorostrata chromosome 2, mBalAcu1.1, whole genome shotgun sequence genomic window:
- the PWWP2A gene encoding PWWP domain-containing protein 2A isoform X4, translated as MQLQNNTFQEGTDVKREVNGAVPEDPSPVPPPELSLAESLWTSKPPPLFHEGAPYPPPLFIRDTYNQSIPQPPPRKIKRPKRKMYREEPTSIMNAIKLRPRQVLCDKCKNSVVAEKKEIRKGSSASDSSKYEDKKRRNESVTTVNKKLKTDHKVDGKNQNESQKRNAVVKVSNIAHSRGRVVKVSAQANTSKAQLSTKKVLQNKNMDHAKAREVLKIAKEKAQKKQSETSTSKNAHSKVHFTRRYQNPSSGSLPPRVRLKPQRYRNEENDSSLKTGLEKVRSGKMAPKPQSRCTSTRSAGEAPSENQSPSKGPEEASSEVQDTTEVLVPGEQDEPQTLGKKGSKSNVSVYTTLNQKKSDSSSASVCSIDSTDDLKSSNSECSSSESFDFPPGCMHAPSTSSTSSSSKEEKKLSNSLKMKVFSKNVSKCITPDGRTICVGDIVWAKIYGFPWWPARILTITVSRKDNGLLVRQEARISWFGSPTTSFLALSQLSPFLENFQSRFNKKRKGLYRKAITEAAKAAKQLTPEVRALLTQFET; from the coding sequence ATGCAGCTCCAAAATAATACATTCCAAGAAGGGACAGATGTCAAGCGTGAAGTGAATGGTGCTGTTCCCGAAGACCCTTCTCCTGTCCCGCCTCCTGAGCTGAGCTTGGCCGAAAGCCTGTGGACTTCCAAACCACCACCTCTCTTCCATGAAGGAGCACCTTATCCTCCCCCTTTGTTTATCAGGGACACATATAACCAATCAATACCTCAGCCACCTCCTCGGAAAATTAAGCGACCCAAACGAAAAATGTACAGGGAAGAACCTACTTCAATAATGAATGCTATTAAACTACGACCCAGGCAAGTCTTGTGTGACAAGTGTAAAAACAGTGTCGttgctgaaaaaaaagaaattagaaaaggtAGTAGTGCAAGTGACTCTTCTAAATATGAAGATAAAAAACGGAGAAATGAAAGTGTAACTACTGtgaacaaaaaactgaaaactgaCCATAAGGTGGATGggaaaaaccaaaatgaaagccAGAAAAGAAATGCTGTGGTTAAGGTTTCAAATATTGCTCACAGCAGAGGCAGAGTAGTCAAAGTTTCTGCTCAGGCAAATACATCAAAAGCTCAGTTAAGTACTAAAAAAGTGCTCCAGAATAAGAACATGGATCATGCAAAAGCTCGGGAAGTGCTGAAAATTGCCAAAGAAAAGGCACAGAAGAAGCAAAGTGAAACCTCTACGTCCAAAAATGCACATTCAAAAGTCCATTTCACACGTCGATACCAGAATCCTAGCTCAGGTTCCCTTCCACCCCGGGTTCGTTTAAAACCACAGAGGTACAGGAATGAAGAAAATGACTCTTCTCTGAAGACAGGACTGGAGAAAGTGCGGAGCGGCAAGATGGCACCGAAGCCCCAGTCCCGCTGCACCTCTACCCGCTCAGCAGGTGAGGCCCCTTCAGAAAATCAGAGTCCCTCCAAAGGCCCTGAAGAGGCCAGCAGTGAGGTTCAGGATACAACTGAAGTGCTTGTGCCTGGTGAGCAGGATGAACCACAGACGCTGGGCAAAAAGGGCAGCAAAAGCAATGTCTCTGTTTACACGACcttaaatcaaaagaaatctgactCTTCCAGTGCTTCAGTGTGTAGCATTGATAGCACAGATGATTTGAAATCCTCCAACTCTGAGTGTAGTTCTTCTGAAAGCTTTGATTTTCCTCCAGGCTGTATGCATGCACCTTCCACATCCTCTACTTCCTCCTcttcaaaggaagagaaaaagctcAGTAATTCCTTGAAAATGAAAGTCTTTTCCAAAAACGTCTCTAAGTGCATCACACCAGATGGCAGGACCATATGTGTAGGGGACATTGTTTGGGCCAAGATATATGGCTTCCCCTGGTGGCCAGCCCGTATTCTTACTATAACTGTGAGCCGGAAAGATAACGGCCTTTTAGTCCGACAGGAGGCCCGTATTTCATGGTTCGGGTCTCCAACAACATCTTTCCTGGCTCTTTCGCAACTCTCCCCCTTTTTAGAAAACTTCCAGTCACGCTTTAATAAGAAGAGAAAGGGCCTGTATCGCAAGGCTATCACAGAGGCAGCTAAGGCTGCCAAACAGCTGACCCCTGAAGTGCGGGCTCTGTTGACACAGTTTGAAACGTGA
- the PWWP2A gene encoding PWWP domain-containing protein 2A isoform X2, which produces MLLNQTEAKASDCVRIWISNLQKEGAKRFGPHGIPVTVFPKREYKDKPEAMQLQNNTFQEGTDVKREVNGAVPEDPSPVPPPELSLAESLWTSKPPPLFHEGAPYPPPLFIRDTYNQSIPQPPPRKIKRPKRKMYREEPTSIMNAIKLRPRQVLCDKCKNSVVAEKKEIRKGSSASDSSKYEDKKRRNESVTTVNKKLKTDHKVDGKNQNESQKRNAVVKVSNIAHSRGRVVKVSAQANTSKAQLSTKKVLQNKNMDHAKAREVLKIAKEKAQKKQSETSTSKNAHSKVHFTRRYQNPSSGSLPPRVRLKPQRYRNEENDSSLKTGLEKVRSGKMAPKPQSRCTSTRSAGEAPSENQSPSKGPEEASSEVQDTTEVLVPGEQDEPQTLGKKGSKSNVSVYTTLNQKKSDSSSASVCSIDSTDDLKSSNSECSSSESFDFPPGCMHAPSTSSTSSSSKEEKKLSNSLKMKVFSKNVSKCITPDGRTICVGDIVWAKIYGFPWWPARILTITVSRKDNGLLVRQEARISWFGSPTTSFLALSQLSPFLENFQSRFNKKRKGLYRKAITEAAKAAKQLTPEVRALLTQFET; this is translated from the coding sequence gTTTGGGCCCCATGGGATCCCTGTGACAGTATTTCCCAAAAGGGAATATAAGGATAAACCTGAAGCCATGCAGCTCCAAAATAATACATTCCAAGAAGGGACAGATGTCAAGCGTGAAGTGAATGGTGCTGTTCCCGAAGACCCTTCTCCTGTCCCGCCTCCTGAGCTGAGCTTGGCCGAAAGCCTGTGGACTTCCAAACCACCACCTCTCTTCCATGAAGGAGCACCTTATCCTCCCCCTTTGTTTATCAGGGACACATATAACCAATCAATACCTCAGCCACCTCCTCGGAAAATTAAGCGACCCAAACGAAAAATGTACAGGGAAGAACCTACTTCAATAATGAATGCTATTAAACTACGACCCAGGCAAGTCTTGTGTGACAAGTGTAAAAACAGTGTCGttgctgaaaaaaaagaaattagaaaaggtAGTAGTGCAAGTGACTCTTCTAAATATGAAGATAAAAAACGGAGAAATGAAAGTGTAACTACTGtgaacaaaaaactgaaaactgaCCATAAGGTGGATGggaaaaaccaaaatgaaagccAGAAAAGAAATGCTGTGGTTAAGGTTTCAAATATTGCTCACAGCAGAGGCAGAGTAGTCAAAGTTTCTGCTCAGGCAAATACATCAAAAGCTCAGTTAAGTACTAAAAAAGTGCTCCAGAATAAGAACATGGATCATGCAAAAGCTCGGGAAGTGCTGAAAATTGCCAAAGAAAAGGCACAGAAGAAGCAAAGTGAAACCTCTACGTCCAAAAATGCACATTCAAAAGTCCATTTCACACGTCGATACCAGAATCCTAGCTCAGGTTCCCTTCCACCCCGGGTTCGTTTAAAACCACAGAGGTACAGGAATGAAGAAAATGACTCTTCTCTGAAGACAGGACTGGAGAAAGTGCGGAGCGGCAAGATGGCACCGAAGCCCCAGTCCCGCTGCACCTCTACCCGCTCAGCAGGTGAGGCCCCTTCAGAAAATCAGAGTCCCTCCAAAGGCCCTGAAGAGGCCAGCAGTGAGGTTCAGGATACAACTGAAGTGCTTGTGCCTGGTGAGCAGGATGAACCACAGACGCTGGGCAAAAAGGGCAGCAAAAGCAATGTCTCTGTTTACACGACcttaaatcaaaagaaatctgactCTTCCAGTGCTTCAGTGTGTAGCATTGATAGCACAGATGATTTGAAATCCTCCAACTCTGAGTGTAGTTCTTCTGAAAGCTTTGATTTTCCTCCAGGCTGTATGCATGCACCTTCCACATCCTCTACTTCCTCCTcttcaaaggaagagaaaaagctcAGTAATTCCTTGAAAATGAAAGTCTTTTCCAAAAACGTCTCTAAGTGCATCACACCAGATGGCAGGACCATATGTGTAGGGGACATTGTTTGGGCCAAGATATATGGCTTCCCCTGGTGGCCAGCCCGTATTCTTACTATAACTGTGAGCCGGAAAGATAACGGCCTTTTAGTCCGACAGGAGGCCCGTATTTCATGGTTCGGGTCTCCAACAACATCTTTCCTGGCTCTTTCGCAACTCTCCCCCTTTTTAGAAAACTTCCAGTCACGCTTTAATAAGAAGAGAAAGGGCCTGTATCGCAAGGCTATCACAGAGGCAGCTAAGGCTGCCAAACAGCTGACCCCTGAAGTGCGGGCTCTGTTGACACAGTTTGAAACGTGA